One region of Glutamicibacter sp. B1 genomic DNA includes:
- a CDS encoding FadR/GntR family transcriptional regulator codes for MATSLHAHVVEHLGSRIVSGQIPRGSILLAADLEQRLQVSRSVIREAVRVLAQSGLVTSTKRVGIRVMGAESWNPYDDHVIRWRLASDQKGTQLRSLTELRISVEPMAAELAAEVAPETMRKELMMISAQMSHYGRQGDLRRFLELDIRFHALVLAASGNEMFANLSTPIGAILRGRTELGLMPERPHEEALLWHQSVADAISNSDSASARKNMESIMRRTHNEICSLWEGQPRLFVDPAKDAK; via the coding sequence ATGGCAACTAGTCTGCACGCTCATGTGGTTGAGCATCTCGGCTCCCGCATCGTCAGCGGACAAATCCCTCGTGGCTCCATTCTGCTCGCAGCAGATTTAGAACAGCGCCTTCAAGTCTCTCGTTCAGTCATTCGTGAAGCGGTCCGAGTCTTAGCCCAATCTGGTTTAGTCACCAGCACCAAGCGTGTTGGCATTCGTGTAATGGGAGCTGAAAGCTGGAATCCCTATGACGATCATGTGATTCGCTGGCGCCTGGCAAGTGACCAGAAGGGCACACAATTGCGCTCGCTGACCGAGCTTCGCATCTCCGTGGAACCCATGGCTGCTGAGCTAGCTGCAGAAGTCGCACCAGAGACGATGCGCAAAGAGCTCATGATGATCTCGGCTCAAATGAGTCACTATGGCCGCCAGGGTGACCTGCGCCGGTTCTTGGAGCTCGATATTCGTTTCCATGCGCTTGTTCTGGCTGCCTCGGGCAATGAAATGTTCGCAAACCTTTCAACCCCCATCGGCGCAATCCTTCGTGGCCGCACCGAACTTGGGCTGATGCCTGAGCGTCCGCACGAGGAAGCACTGCTCTGGCACCAGTCGGTAGCCGACGCCATCTCCAATTCTGATTCGGCCAGTGCCCGCAAGAACATGGAAAGCATTATGCGTCGTACGCACAATGAAATCTGCAGCCTTTGGGAGGGCCAGCCACGTCTGTTTGTGGATCCTGCTAAGGACGCTAAGTAG
- the gndA gene encoding NADP-dependent phosphogluconate dehydrogenase translates to MPAQIGVTGLAVMGANLARNFARNGYTVALHNRSVGKTDALLEAHGDEGDFIRTESLEELVANLETPRRVLIMVKAGGPVDSVIDQLVPLLDEGDIVIDAGNSHYTDTRRREAALNEKGLHFVGVGVSGGEEGALLGPSIMPGGSAESYKALGPMLEKISAKADDGAPCCAWISTDGAGHFVKMVHNGIEYADMQVIGEAYDLLRSAAGIEPAAQAEIFNEWNQSELSSFLIEITAEVLGHTDAATGKPLVDVIQDSAGQKGTGRWTVQSGLDMGSPVSAIAESVFARSLSSQRDIRAVGQKILSADTTEVTLPENFIEDVRQALFASKLVSYAQGIDMLTSAAGEYNWELKLDEIAGLWREGCIIRAALLKDITAAYSADEKPANLLFAPAFAEAITKAVPAWRRVVAVAVQLGIPAPVFSSSLAYYDGLRRDRLPAALTQGLRDFFGAHTYRRTDKEGTFHTLWSGDRSEVAAEDTH, encoded by the coding sequence ATGCCTGCACAGATTGGTGTCACAGGTCTGGCCGTCATGGGCGCAAACCTCGCCCGTAACTTCGCCCGTAACGGATACACTGTCGCCCTGCACAACCGCTCGGTTGGAAAGACTGACGCGCTGCTCGAGGCGCACGGCGATGAAGGCGACTTCATCCGCACCGAAAGCCTCGAAGAACTGGTCGCGAACCTTGAAACCCCGCGTCGTGTTCTGATCATGGTTAAGGCTGGCGGTCCAGTAGATTCCGTCATCGACCAGCTGGTACCGCTGCTTGATGAAGGTGACATCGTCATTGACGCAGGCAACTCGCACTACACCGACACCCGTCGCCGCGAAGCTGCGCTGAACGAGAAGGGCCTACACTTCGTTGGCGTTGGCGTTTCCGGAGGCGAAGAGGGCGCACTGCTTGGCCCATCGATCATGCCAGGTGGCTCGGCTGAGTCCTACAAGGCACTGGGCCCAATGTTGGAGAAGATTTCCGCCAAGGCCGACGATGGCGCCCCTTGCTGTGCATGGATCTCCACCGATGGTGCCGGCCACTTCGTCAAGATGGTGCACAATGGCATCGAATACGCCGACATGCAGGTTATCGGCGAAGCTTACGACCTGCTGCGTAGCGCTGCAGGCATCGAGCCAGCAGCACAGGCTGAAATCTTCAACGAGTGGAACCAGAGCGAGCTCTCCAGCTTCCTGATCGAAATCACCGCCGAAGTTCTTGGCCACACCGACGCCGCCACCGGCAAGCCTCTGGTTGACGTTATTCAGGACTCCGCTGGTCAGAAGGGCACCGGTCGTTGGACCGTACAGTCCGGTCTGGACATGGGTTCACCAGTTTCGGCCATTGCAGAATCGGTCTTCGCCCGTTCGCTGTCCTCCCAGCGCGACATCCGCGCCGTGGGCCAGAAGATACTGAGCGCAGACACCACCGAGGTCACCCTGCCAGAGAACTTCATCGAAGACGTGCGCCAGGCACTGTTCGCTTCGAAGCTGGTTTCCTATGCACAGGGCATCGATATGCTGACCTCCGCTGCCGGTGAATACAACTGGGAGCTGAAGCTGGACGAAATTGCTGGCCTGTGGCGTGAAGGCTGCATTATCCGTGCAGCGCTGCTCAAGGACATCACCGCTGCTTACTCCGCTGATGAGAAGCCAGCCAACCTGCTGTTCGCTCCAGCGTTCGCTGAAGCGATCACCAAGGCTGTTCCAGCATGGCGCCGCGTTGTTGCAGTAGCAGTCCAGCTGGGCATTCCCGCACCGGTCTTCTCCTCGTCGCTGGCTTACTACGATGGCCTGCGTCGCGATCGTTTGCCAGCTGCCCTGACCCAGGGCCTGCGTGACTTCTTCGGTGCACACACCTACCGTCGCACCGATAAGGAAGGCACCTTCCACACCTTGTGGAGCGGCGATCGTTCCGAGGTTGCAGCAGAGGATACTCACTAG
- a CDS encoding phosphodiester glycosidase family protein, giving the protein MTNSSQSQKTRAQQLASEKEGKSKKPSRRTVLIGSLAVLASAGGGAGWALDRFVVEHVEQTGVTSAAAATATTTSNTAATVTDTSYTSDLAKINISKTVTGSGNSQVTYFVADLQLSQGTVLASAFAKDSFGENITETTSVIAENNSAIFAINGDYYGFRDTGIIIRNGVAYRDKGAREGLAFYKDGSVKVYDETTTDADTLVSEGVWHTLSFGPAVVKDSAQVDGIDEVEVDTNFGNHSIQGQQPRTAVGFIDKNHYVFVVVDGRSEGYSVGVTMPELAQIMLDLGCETAYNIDGGGSSTMFFNGQLVNNPLGRNQERGTSDILFIAGQGETQ; this is encoded by the coding sequence ATGACAAATTCTTCGCAATCGCAAAAAACAAGAGCACAGCAATTAGCGTCCGAAAAAGAGGGCAAGAGTAAAAAGCCATCGCGCAGAACAGTACTCATTGGCTCGCTAGCGGTCCTCGCCTCGGCAGGTGGCGGTGCGGGATGGGCACTGGACCGATTTGTTGTTGAGCATGTTGAACAAACAGGCGTTACCAGCGCTGCAGCTGCTACTGCAACTACCACTTCAAACACCGCTGCTACCGTCACCGATACCAGCTACACCTCTGATCTAGCCAAGATCAATATCTCCAAGACCGTCACTGGAAGCGGCAACAGCCAAGTCACGTACTTTGTCGCTGACCTACAGCTTTCACAAGGAACAGTTCTTGCCTCAGCCTTCGCCAAAGACAGCTTCGGCGAAAATATCACCGAGACCACGAGCGTTATCGCGGAGAACAACTCAGCAATATTTGCGATCAACGGCGACTACTACGGCTTCCGCGACACCGGCATTATCATTCGCAACGGCGTGGCCTATCGCGATAAAGGTGCACGCGAAGGCTTAGCGTTCTACAAGGACGGCAGCGTCAAGGTCTATGACGAAACAACTACAGACGCAGACACACTTGTCTCAGAGGGCGTATGGCATACCCTGTCCTTTGGCCCGGCAGTCGTAAAAGACTCGGCACAGGTCGATGGAATCGACGAGGTCGAAGTCGACACTAACTTCGGTAACCATTCAATCCAGGGGCAGCAACCACGCACCGCAGTCGGATTCATCGATAAGAATCACTATGTCTTTGTCGTTGTTGACGGTAGATCAGAAGGATATAGCGTCGGTGTGACAATGCCGGAGCTGGCACAAATCATGCTGGACCTAGGATGCGAGACGGCCTACAACATTGATGGTGGCGGCTCTTCGACCATGTTCTTCAATGGCCAGTTGGTCAACAACCCTCTGGGCCGAAATCAAGAGCGCGGAACCTCCGACATTCTATTCATTGCAGGACAGGGAGAAACTCAATGA
- a CDS encoding bifunctional glycosyltransferase family 2/GtrA family protein codes for MILLIPAYEPDEKLNLLIDSLELERNETVLVVIDDGSGPESEEVFTYAQRQGAVLVQHPVNLGKGAALKTGFSFIAENFPGHGVVTADCDGQHTAEDIYAVAKKVGHNRSIVLGEREFSGKVPLRSRFGNKVTALFFALSTGTWLNDTQTGLRGFPAEILGWLESVAGERYEYELNMLLEAKRNDIALESVKIQTIYLDDNESSHFRPIADSIRIYAPLLKFSASSLAGFAVDTILLLVFTALFKDLLPAVILARLGSAAVNFWINRQLVFAEGRSLPLRSTIIRYALLAIVLLLGNYELLTLLSAIGIPLLLAKILTEIILFLVSFSVQKRFLFRKRGRQSVVFQDSQAGHLVNTESTQRGIEK; via the coding sequence ATGATTCTCCTGATCCCAGCCTACGAACCTGATGAAAAGCTCAACCTACTGATTGATTCACTCGAACTAGAACGCAACGAAACAGTTCTGGTTGTTATCGACGATGGTAGTGGCCCTGAGTCAGAAGAAGTTTTCACTTACGCTCAACGCCAAGGCGCAGTACTTGTCCAGCACCCCGTCAACCTTGGAAAGGGGGCTGCACTAAAAACAGGATTCAGTTTTATCGCGGAAAACTTCCCAGGACATGGCGTAGTCACCGCGGATTGCGACGGACAGCATACCGCTGAGGATATTTACGCAGTCGCAAAGAAAGTTGGCCACAACAGGAGCATCGTTCTGGGCGAGCGTGAGTTTTCAGGCAAAGTACCGCTGCGTAGCCGCTTCGGGAATAAGGTTACTGCCTTGTTCTTCGCGCTATCCACGGGAACCTGGCTCAACGACACACAAACAGGGCTTCGTGGTTTCCCAGCGGAAATTCTTGGGTGGCTCGAAAGTGTGGCCGGCGAGCGCTACGAATATGAGTTAAATATGCTCCTCGAAGCGAAGAGGAATGACATTGCCCTTGAATCGGTGAAGATTCAGACCATCTACCTCGATGACAATGAGAGTTCGCACTTCCGGCCAATAGCGGATTCGATTCGGATCTATGCGCCACTACTGAAGTTTTCGGCTTCGTCGTTGGCAGGGTTCGCCGTAGACACGATTTTGCTCCTGGTGTTCACGGCCTTGTTCAAAGACCTCTTGCCTGCAGTGATCCTGGCACGCCTGGGGAGCGCTGCGGTGAACTTTTGGATCAACCGTCAACTGGTTTTCGCCGAGGGCCGCTCGCTACCGCTGCGCTCAACGATAATCCGATACGCGCTGTTGGCCATTGTGCTTCTCCTCGGAAATTATGAGTTGCTGACGCTGCTATCAGCCATAGGAATTCCTTTGTTGCTGGCTAAGATTCTCACAGAAATCATTTTATTCTTGGTGAGTTTCTCTGTACAAAAACGGTTCTTGTTTCGCAAACGAGGTCGCCAAAGTGTGGTGTTTCAAGATTCACAAGCTGGGCATTTGGTGAATACAGAATCAACACAGAGAGGTATTGAAAAATAG